The Chelatococcus sp. HY11 nucleotide sequence CGCGGCCATATAGGCGTCCAGCGTCAGCGGCTTCTTCATGAGCGCGTGGGGATTGCGCAGGGCATTGTCGCGCTGGGCGACACAAAGCTTGCCGAAATCCTCCCGCCTAGCGCCGAAGAGGTTCATGTAGTTGCGGGCGATTAGCGCAAAGCTAGCGTTCGCGCCCCCCGCCCCATAAGGATAGACCGCGTCCTGCGAGAAGCGGCTGAAATGCGCGAGGAGCTGGCGAAATCCATCCACGCTGTTTGTGTCCCCGGCGACGCAGGCAACCACGTCGGCGTCGCCGGACTGGACGGCGCGCGCCGCCCGGCGCAGCGAGACGATGCCGCTGACGCCGCCCATCGGCACATGGTCGAGCCAGCGCGGCGACAGGCCGAAATGCTGGGTGAGGCCAATAGCCGTATCCGGCCCGATGCCGAAGCTCGCCAGACCGAAGCCGTCGAGATCGGTCCGCTGCAGCCCGCTCTCCGCGATGAGGGCGGCGAGCGCACGGCCAATCCACCAATGCGCGCTCTCGATGGAGTAACGCGCATAGGGCACCGTCACCGGCGTCGTGACGACCACGCCGTCATAAGGTTGCCGCCGCCCGCCGGTCACGCGGCCCTCAGGCCGGCTTCACGCATCAGCGGCAGAACCCGGTCCGTGAAGAAGGGTAGCTCATAGGTGTAATTGACGAAGGACAATGCGGCACCTGCATAGCCCTGCGCAGAGATGGCCAGGAGGTCCTCCACGATCTTCTCCGGCGTACCAACAAGCGGATAGCTCCCAGCGCCACCCGCGAAGCGCTTCTGCGCCTGCTCGAAAGCGGCCTTGTCGAAATCGCTCGCGAAATGACGGTTGCCCGACATGCGCGTTTCCAGCGCGGACTGGTCGGCCATCTCTACCGCATAGCGGTGATAGTAGGCCTCGGCTTCCGCCTGTGTCTCCCGGCAGACGACGTGACAGACCGTATAAAGCCCGACCTCGCGGCCGGCAGCTGCGGCGCGCTGGCGCACATCAGCCGCGTGCGTCCCGGCATCCTCGATGGTCCCGAAGGTCGTGAACAGGAAATCGCACTGGGCCGCCGCGAAGTCGCGGCCATGCGGGCTGAAGGCCGCGTTCATGGTGACGGGGCGTGGGACCTGCAGGGCAGCCGGGCGGCTGACGACGTCCTTGAGCGTGTAGAACTTGCCGTTGAAGTCGAAGGGCTGGTCATCACCGTAGCACCGCTCGATCACGTCCATCCACTCAGCGGCCTGGGTGTAGCCATCCTCATGAAGCGCGATGCCGAACATGCCGAACTCGGCCGGGCTCCATCCACAGACGATATTGAGGCCAGCGCGGCCGCCGGAGATGTGATCGACGGTGGCGAGCGCTTTCGCGGCATAGATCGGGTGCACGACAGGTACATGCACTGTCATGAATAGGGCGATCTGTTCTGTGGCGGCCGCGAGGCCGGCAGCCCATGTAAATGTCTCGAATGACCATTCGCGAACACGGTTCTTGCCGCCGTATCCGCGCCAACGCGCGATGGGGAGGAAGAATTCCAGTCCCGCGCGGTCAGCGATCTGGGCTGCGGTCAAATTGTCCGTCCAGCGCGCGGGCCAGCGCTCCGGCACCGTCGTTATGGCCAAGCCGCCATCGGCATTGGCGGAAAAGACACCGAGCTTGAAGCGATTGGGACCTTTGAGCGGGTGCTGCTTTAACACGGAAATGCCTCCCTGCGCCCCTGCGGATAACAGCCGCCGAAAATCAGTATGCGGTGGTTCATGCCATTTGACGAGCTATAATTTCAAGTCTAAACTATTCGAATTGAGGCGCTTGTCTATAGCCATCTCGCGATCGGGTGCGTGGCACTGCAAGAATTCATGTTGCTCTTGCGTGTTTACATGTAGTGAATAAGACTAACGAAATAGAGGGTTAGGTATTTTTTCTGAAAATCGCGTTCGCATGAAAGTTGGCGACGTGCTCGGGGGGGCTGCTTTGGCAACTAATTTATGCAAATGCATCCATTTCGATTTTAGCGGC carries:
- a CDS encoding LLM class flavin-dependent oxidoreductase; this translates as MLKQHPLKGPNRFKLGVFSANADGGLAITTVPERWPARWTDNLTAAQIADRAGLEFFLPIARWRGYGGKNRVREWSFETFTWAAGLAAATEQIALFMTVHVPVVHPIYAAKALATVDHISGGRAGLNIVCGWSPAEFGMFGIALHEDGYTQAAEWMDVIERCYGDDQPFDFNGKFYTLKDVVSRPAALQVPRPVTMNAAFSPHGRDFAAAQCDFLFTTFGTIEDAGTHAADVRQRAAAAGREVGLYTVCHVVCRETQAEAEAYYHRYAVEMADQSALETRMSGNRHFASDFDKAAFEQAQKRFAGGAGSYPLVGTPEKIVEDLLAISAQGYAGAALSFVNYTYELPFFTDRVLPLMREAGLRAA
- a CDS encoding thiolase family protein, coding for MTGGRRQPYDGVVVTTPVTVPYARYSIESAHWWIGRALAALIAESGLQRTDLDGFGLASFGIGPDTAIGLTQHFGLSPRWLDHVPMGGVSGIVSLRRAARAVQSGDADVVACVAGDTNSVDGFRQLLAHFSRFSQDAVYPYGAGGANASFALIARNYMNLFGARREDFGKLCVAQRDNALRNPHALMKKPLTLDAYMAARPIAEPIHLFDCVMPCAGAEAFLVMREETARDFGLPSVRLLSTIERHNAFADDPVQIRGGWAMDVDELYAMAGIGPDALDFVQTYDDYPVISMMQFEDLGFCAKGEGPDFVRTHEFTIHGSFPHNTSGGQLSVGQAGAAGGHLGLVESIRQLLGSAGATQVPGAQYGLASGFGMINYDRGLASGAAILARSS